One stretch of Pradoshia sp. D12 DNA includes these proteins:
- a CDS encoding DUF3221 domain-containing protein, producing MKITTKVSLYIGLSLLLLIVLYLYELERQIDSPGIEGTIIISEADAVFIVLDSNFENEDVDLPIEELQAKYKNVGRLSIHQSDYRGELKTGQRVKVWMSQTMESSPPIFKAIKLERL from the coding sequence TTGAAGATTACGACGAAAGTTTCCCTATATATCGGGTTATCCTTATTGCTTCTCATCGTTCTTTATCTGTATGAACTTGAACGACAAATCGACTCACCTGGAATCGAAGGAACAATTATCATTAGCGAAGCCGATGCTGTATTCATTGTGCTCGATTCAAATTTTGAGAATGAGGACGTGGATTTGCCGATTGAGGAGCTGCAAGCCAAATATAAAAATGTCGGGCGTCTATCCATCCATCAAAGTGATTATAGAGGTGAACTAAAAACCGGACAAAGGGTGAAAGTATGGATGAGCCAAACAATGGAATCCTCTCCCCCTATCTTTAAAGCGATAAAACTGGAAAGATTGTAG
- a CDS encoding STAS/SEC14 domain-containing protein: MLTFLPSKDPSTIAVEMYGKSTEEDARKLDNFVKENLLDGKEFNLLAVIENVDGASLKGLAEGIKFDTKRMNQFNKIAIVADQSWSNMIATLSNLVPGIKAKHFDSDQLDDAWNWILGYKQDSDDPTNVIL; encoded by the coding sequence ATGCTAACATTTTTACCAAGTAAGGACCCGTCTACTATTGCAGTAGAAATGTACGGGAAATCAACTGAAGAAGATGCACGTAAATTAGATAACTTTGTAAAAGAAAATTTATTGGATGGTAAGGAATTCAATTTACTAGCTGTCATTGAAAACGTCGATGGAGCCAGCCTAAAAGGTCTGGCAGAAGGAATCAAATTCGATACCAAACGAATGAATCAATTTAACAAGATTGCCATTGTAGCAGATCAAAGTTGGTCTAATATGATTGCAACACTCAGTAATCTGGTACCGGGCATTAAAGCTAAGCATTTTGACTCCGATCAGCTGGATGATGCTTGGAATTGGATACTTGGATATAAACAAGACAGTGATGACCCGACAAATGTCATTCTTTAA
- the yiaA gene encoding inner membrane protein YiaA, translating into MSNENEYLLDNEQSVPKKKVERHPGEPTTAFKGATWAALLVGVAAYLIGLFNASMELNEKGYYFAVLVFGLYSAVSLQKAVRDRDEDIPVTAIYYGISWFALIVAIALMGIGLYNAGSIDLSEKGFYGMSFVLSVFAAITVQKNIRDTQKAKEKD; encoded by the coding sequence GTGTCGAATGAGAATGAATATTTATTAGATAACGAACAAAGTGTTCCAAAAAAGAAGGTCGAAAGACATCCTGGGGAACCAACGACTGCTTTTAAAGGTGCTACCTGGGCGGCTTTATTGGTAGGGGTTGCTGCTTATCTAATAGGATTATTTAATGCTTCAATGGAATTAAACGAAAAAGGGTATTATTTCGCAGTATTAGTATTTGGACTTTATTCAGCAGTATCATTACAAAAGGCGGTTAGAGATCGAGATGAGGATATACCTGTGACAGCCATCTATTATGGAATTAGCTGGTTTGCTCTTATTGTTGCAATCGCCTTGATGGGCATCGGTCTTTATAATGCGGGAAGTATTGATTTAAGTGAGAAAGGATTTTATGGTATGTCCTTTGTATTAAGTGTATTCGCTGCCATAACTGTTCAAAAAAATATTAGGGATACACAGAAGGCTAAAGAAAAAGATTGA
- a CDS encoding amino acid ABC transporter permease codes for MADIQWQYIFNPELAIDSLPYVLEGLSNTLLISFISMALGLIIGFFLALGRSSKSKWLRWPASMYISFMRGVPILVIIFILYFGFPIIGIEFTAMQAAIIGFSFNSAAYIAEINRSALGSVDKGQWESSQSLGLSYWQTMGGIILPQAVRIALPPLSNVLLDLIKASSLAAMITVPEIFQHAKIVGGREFDYMTMYILVAMIYWCICAAVSLLQRYLEKRAEVYLQK; via the coding sequence ATGGCAGATATCCAATGGCAATATATATTTAACCCAGAATTAGCAATCGATTCATTGCCATATGTTCTTGAAGGCTTATCGAATACCCTCTTGATTTCATTTATCAGTATGGCTTTGGGATTGATCATTGGTTTCTTTTTGGCTCTTGGACGGAGTTCAAAAAGTAAATGGCTGCGCTGGCCAGCCAGCATGTACATCTCTTTTATGCGCGGTGTACCCATTCTTGTGATTATTTTTATTCTTTATTTTGGCTTTCCGATTATCGGAATTGAATTTACTGCCATGCAAGCGGCTATTATTGGATTCAGTTTTAACAGTGCAGCTTATATTGCTGAAATCAACCGTTCTGCTCTTGGTTCTGTCGATAAAGGACAATGGGAATCCTCACAATCATTGGGTTTATCCTATTGGCAAACCATGGGAGGGATTATCCTTCCGCAGGCTGTCCGAATTGCGCTACCACCTCTCTCTAATGTGTTGCTGGATTTAATCAAAGCTTCTTCATTGGCAGCGATGATAACGGTCCCTGAAATATTTCAGCATGCCAAAATCGTCGGAGGACGGGAATTTGATTATATGACGATGTACATACTTGTAGCGATGATCTATTGGTGCATATGTGCGGCTGTTTCTCTTCTGCAGCGCTATTTAGAAAAAAGAGCTGAGGTGTATTTGCAGAAATAG
- a CDS encoding VOC family protein, translating into MEGLVKRIDTVFLEVSDLDYSIKWYSEKLRLNMRWNRNGYAAFTIGETSLTLVQSTDAKPAKHYPFNFFTTNIDEVHKFFIENEVDADEIADYPDIRTFDFKDPDGHILNFCQFNE; encoded by the coding sequence ATGGAAGGACTGGTAAAGAGAATTGATACCGTATTTTTAGAGGTAAGCGATTTAGACTACTCGATTAAATGGTATTCAGAAAAATTAAGATTAAATATGAGATGGAATCGAAATGGGTATGCTGCCTTCACAATAGGAGAAACCTCGTTAACCCTTGTTCAATCAACAGACGCAAAACCTGCAAAACACTACCCATTTAATTTCTTTACAACTAACATAGATGAAGTACATAAGTTCTTTATAGAAAATGAAGTAGATGCCGACGAAATAGCTGATTACCCGGATATACGAACCTTCGATTTTAAAGATCCGGATGGTCATATTCTTAACTTCTGTCAATTTAACGAATAA
- a CDS encoding acetylxylan esterase has translation MKAEKVIHQYQNYLGSGIKPANFDEFWDKQLEELERLPLDYELERVEIPSRVADFYNLYFIGVEGARVRCQYVCPKQVNGKIPGMLMFHGYHGDSGDFGDKVSWAAEGFSVLAMDCRGQGGLSENNSKVKGTTMKGLIIRGVEEGPESLYFRSVFLDTVQAARILMSMDEVNEEEIYIQGASQGGALSLVCAALEPRVKKVVAQYPFLSDYRKAFEFNITSSAYEELHYWFRFRDPMHEREDEFFNTLEYIDLQHFAPRIKAEVKWAIALEDDVCYPAQQFAVYNQITSPKEMIIFPEYGHEYLPKLGDRVKGFLLYE, from the coding sequence ATGAAAGCAGAAAAAGTCATCCATCAATATCAGAATTATCTTGGAAGTGGAATAAAACCTGCGAATTTTGATGAATTTTGGGATAAACAACTGGAAGAGCTTGAACGGCTTCCATTGGATTATGAATTGGAGAGAGTTGAAATTCCTTCCCGAGTCGCTGATTTTTATAATTTGTATTTTATTGGTGTTGAAGGAGCAAGGGTGAGATGCCAATATGTTTGTCCGAAACAAGTAAATGGAAAAATACCCGGAATGCTTATGTTCCATGGATATCATGGAGACAGTGGTGATTTTGGCGATAAAGTAAGCTGGGCTGCTGAAGGCTTTTCTGTCCTTGCTATGGATTGCCGCGGACAGGGCGGGCTTTCTGAGAACAACTCTAAAGTAAAAGGAACAACGATGAAGGGACTCATCATCCGCGGTGTCGAAGAAGGGCCGGAAAGTTTGTATTTCCGTTCTGTATTTCTTGATACTGTACAGGCTGCCAGAATTTTAATGTCGATGGATGAGGTCAATGAAGAGGAAATATATATTCAGGGTGCCTCACAGGGCGGAGCTCTATCATTGGTTTGTGCAGCGTTGGAACCAAGAGTGAAAAAGGTTGTTGCGCAATATCCATTTTTAAGTGATTACCGTAAAGCTTTTGAATTTAATATTACTTCTTCTGCCTATGAGGAACTTCATTATTGGTTTCGTTTCCGTGATCCGATGCATGAGCGTGAAGATGAATTCTTCAACACTCTTGAATACATAGATTTGCAACACTTTGCACCGCGAATTAAGGCGGAAGTAAAATGGGCGATTGCCCTTGAGGATGATGTTTGTTATCCAGCCCAGCAATTTGCGGTCTACAATCAAATCACTTCGCCAAAGGAAATGATTATCTTTCCGGAATATGGTCACGAATATTTGCCGAAGCTTGGTGACCGCGTAAAGGGGTTCCTATTATATGAATAA
- a CDS encoding ADP-ribosylglycohydrolase family protein gives MTRKVDGVPADTMKEKIYSTIIGGIIGDALGVPVEFKARNAGVTDMIGYGTYNMPPGTWSDDTSLTMCLIENLIAGKDENDLMNRFVSYQDKGYWTPYGEMFDIGIATANAISRYKQGVPAVQCGGKTEYDNGNGALMRIVPLVFTLSKEPDAQTRKKEIERIAHVTHGHPRSTLGTIIYVEFLLNMYDQHSPLESLEIALNTCWEQLGSENEYQQEFASYERIFSLSLLEADRDDIRSDGYVVHSLEAALWCFFKSQTYEDAVLEAVNLGNDTDTIAFITGTIAGMYYGMKNIPEKWVNALVSQDKIIDHCDRFYGYCVEKAK, from the coding sequence ATGACAAGAAAAGTAGATGGAGTTCCAGCAGATACAATGAAGGAAAAGATATATTCAACCATTATAGGCGGGATTATTGGGGATGCTCTTGGTGTACCGGTAGAATTTAAAGCCAGAAATGCCGGCGTTACAGATATGATCGGTTATGGGACCTATAATATGCCTCCTGGAACATGGTCTGATGATACATCACTAACGATGTGCCTGATTGAAAATTTAATTGCAGGAAAAGATGAAAATGATTTGATGAACCGCTTTGTTTCCTACCAGGATAAAGGCTACTGGACCCCATATGGTGAAATGTTCGATATCGGCATTGCAACCGCAAATGCTATTAGCCGTTATAAGCAAGGTGTACCGGCTGTTCAGTGTGGTGGGAAAACGGAATATGATAATGGCAATGGCGCACTTATGCGTATAGTGCCACTTGTATTTACATTATCGAAAGAGCCAGATGCTCAGACGAGGAAAAAGGAAATAGAGAGAATTGCGCATGTCACGCACGGCCATCCAAGATCTACCCTTGGTACAATTATTTATGTGGAATTTTTGCTGAATATGTACGATCAACATTCACCTTTAGAATCCTTGGAAATTGCACTCAATACATGCTGGGAACAGCTTGGATCAGAGAATGAGTATCAACAAGAATTTGCTTCATATGAAAGAATCTTTAGTCTAAGCTTGCTTGAAGCAGACCGCGATGATATTCGCTCGGATGGATATGTTGTTCACTCACTTGAAGCTGCTTTGTGGTGTTTCTTTAAATCTCAAACCTATGAAGATGCCGTTCTTGAAGCGGTCAATCTGGGCAATGATACTGATACGATTGCTTTTATAACGGGAACTATAGCTGGTATGTATTACGGGATGAAAAATATTCCGGAAAAATGGGTGAATGCCCTGGTCAGTCAAGATAAAATCATAGACCACTGTGATCGCTTTTATGGCTATTGCGTGGAGAAAGCGAAATAA
- a CDS encoding cytochrome P450 family protein gives MNKTEEMVSNQVLGVLSGKSNEDPFSVFAKMRELGPIVSIPNPLGEADRQAWMVVHMDEAVQILKNHKQFTVDPSSIDGEKGFRDKIYSEVDTSAPDTFFTGKSMLFVDGMDHRRLRMLVSKAFTPRYMEGLRPRIQEIADELLDKVQSKGEMDLVKDYAYPLPINVISEMLGVPYADREKLNIWSSAIAKGMGWGRQDPTVAAHLQEFGEYTQNLVAEKRANPSDDLISQLIAIEAEGERLEESELISMITLLIFAGHETTSNLIATGSMLLFEHPEQLEALKSDLSLVPSAVEELLRFNGPSTSVGPRFAKEDVEIGGKNIKKGDMVLVTVKAANRDEEVFTDSEGLDVKRKINHHLAFGHGVHTCLGAPLARVEGDIAFTTLLKRFPDLRLNVPQEEIQWQFALSSKGIDSLPVAF, from the coding sequence ATGAATAAGACAGAAGAAATGGTTTCCAACCAGGTTCTGGGTGTATTAAGTGGAAAGAGTAATGAAGATCCATTTTCTGTATTTGCAAAAATGCGCGAGCTTGGGCCTATCGTTTCTATTCCCAACCCTTTGGGAGAGGCAGATCGTCAAGCTTGGATGGTTGTACATATGGATGAGGCAGTCCAAATCCTTAAAAATCACAAACAATTTACTGTAGATCCTTCCTCTATTGATGGAGAAAAGGGTTTTAGAGATAAAATTTATAGCGAGGTAGATACATCAGCACCTGACACATTTTTTACCGGCAAATCAATGCTTTTTGTTGATGGTATGGACCATAGGAGATTACGGATGTTGGTCTCAAAAGCATTTACACCAAGATATATGGAAGGCTTGCGACCGCGTATTCAAGAAATTGCAGATGAATTACTTGATAAAGTTCAATCTAAGGGTGAAATGGATCTTGTAAAAGACTATGCTTATCCATTACCAATTAATGTGATTTCTGAAATGTTGGGGGTGCCATACGCAGATCGTGAAAAACTCAATATATGGTCCTCCGCGATTGCGAAGGGGATGGGCTGGGGGAGACAAGACCCTACTGTAGCAGCCCATTTACAGGAATTTGGAGAATACACCCAAAACCTGGTTGCAGAAAAGAGAGCCAATCCTTCTGATGATTTAATTAGTCAGCTTATTGCGATTGAAGCAGAAGGAGAACGTCTTGAAGAATCAGAATTAATCTCAATGATTACTTTATTAATTTTTGCTGGGCATGAAACCACCTCAAACTTAATCGCAACGGGATCGATGTTGTTGTTTGAACATCCTGAACAACTTGAAGCATTAAAAAGCGATCTAAGTTTAGTTCCATCAGCTGTAGAGGAATTATTACGTTTCAACGGTCCATCTACAAGTGTGGGTCCACGCTTTGCAAAAGAGGATGTAGAGATAGGCGGCAAAAATATTAAAAAAGGAGATATGGTTCTTGTGACGGTAAAAGCCGCGAATCGAGATGAGGAAGTATTTACTGATTCAGAAGGGTTAGACGTGAAGCGGAAAATAAATCATCACCTAGCATTTGGACATGGTGTCCACACCTGCTTAGGAGCTCCGCTTGCAAGAGTAGAGGGAGATATTGCATTTACTACCCTATTAAAACGTTTTCCTGACTTAAGACTGAATGTACCTCAGGAGGAAATTCAATGGCAATTTGCCCTTTCCTCAAAAGGAATCGATTCACTTCCTGTTGCTTTTTAG
- a CDS encoding HIT family protein, translated as MNCLGCNLAHKKENVYVVFEDDYVCCILDIDPYNEGHVLILPKKHVRYFNEFDDNTASSVMMAAKRLSKVIKILFNPDGITVCQNGGAFDELTHFHMHVVPRYEGQNFADFYSEDGETLGEKEYDLEETKRKITEMLKVLD; from the coding sequence ATGAATTGTTTAGGCTGTAATTTAGCACATAAAAAAGAAAATGTTTATGTAGTTTTTGAAGATGATTATGTTTGTTGTATTTTAGATATTGATCCTTATAACGAAGGACACGTTTTGATTTTACCTAAAAAACATGTTCGATACTTTAATGAATTTGACGATAATACGGCAAGCTCCGTAATGATGGCAGCAAAGAGGCTATCAAAAGTGATAAAAATTTTGTTTAATCCGGATGGCATTACAGTCTGTCAGAACGGTGGAGCATTTGATGAATTAACACATTTTCATATGCATGTAGTTCCGCGGTATGAAGGACAAAATTTTGCAGATTTCTATTCTGAAGATGGAGAAACACTTGGAGAAAAGGAATACGACTTGGAAGAGACGAAAAGAAAGATCACCGAAATGCTAAAGGTTTTGGATTAA
- a CDS encoding transporter substrate-binding domain-containing protein, which translates to MITTNSFKRLVSILAIAMLALVTAACSNNKGEESKKEEKTGWEAIKESGKLKVATSGTLYPASYHDSETNELTGYDVEVTREVAKRLNLEAEFTEMAFDGMLASINNGQTDIAVNDITATEERREKFSFSEPYKYSFGAAIVRKSDLSGIKDLDSLKGKKAAGEATTTYMEVAREHGAEEVIYDNATNDQYLRDVSTGRTDIILNDYYTQRLAVAAFPEFDITVHPNIKYNPSNQAILMKKDNSDLLNEINKVLEEMKTDGTMAELSKKFYDSADVTKEVQLDSVK; encoded by the coding sequence ATGATAACCACAAATAGCTTTAAAAGACTTGTATCAATTCTAGCAATTGCAATGCTAGCTTTGGTTACTGCTGCATGCAGTAATAACAAAGGGGAAGAAAGCAAAAAAGAGGAAAAAACCGGCTGGGAAGCCATTAAAGAATCCGGCAAATTAAAAGTTGCAACTTCCGGAACCTTATATCCCGCTTCCTATCATGATTCTGAAACAAATGAATTAACCGGATACGATGTGGAAGTAACACGTGAAGTAGCTAAACGATTAAACCTAGAAGCTGAATTTACTGAAATGGCCTTTGATGGAATGCTAGCCTCCATCAACAATGGACAAACTGACATCGCTGTCAATGATATTACAGCTACTGAGGAAAGAAGAGAAAAATTTTCTTTTTCTGAACCCTATAAATATTCCTTCGGCGCTGCCATCGTTAGAAAATCAGATTTATCCGGCATTAAAGATCTTGATAGTTTAAAAGGGAAAAAAGCAGCTGGAGAAGCAACAACTACATATATGGAAGTGGCACGTGAACATGGAGCTGAAGAAGTCATCTATGACAATGCAACAAATGATCAATATTTGCGAGATGTTTCTACTGGCAGAACTGACATTATTCTAAATGATTATTATACTCAGCGTTTAGCTGTAGCTGCATTTCCAGAATTCGATATTACCGTACATCCTAATATAAAATACAACCCAAGCAATCAAGCCATATTGATGAAAAAGGATAACAGTGACTTGTTGAACGAAATAAACAAGGTATTGGAAGAAATGAAAACGGATGGAACAATGGCGGAGCTCTCTAAAAAATTCTATGACAGCGCAGACGTTACAAAAGAAGTTCAGTTGGACTCAGTTAAATAA
- a CDS encoding GH32 C-terminal domain-containing protein, translated as MKIESRTCKLDSLKTMQIFIDTSSLEIFINEGEETFTARYFPKLKEKEILFSREGRFDLMKWDLA; from the coding sequence ATGAAGATAGAGTCAAGAACGTGTAAACTGGATAGCCTAAAGACGATGCAAATATTTATAGATACCTCTTCATTAGAAATATTTATTAATGAAGGAGAAGAAACATTCACAGCCCGTTATTTCCCTAAGCTAAAAGAAAAAGAAATTCTTTTTAGTAGAGAAGGACGATTTGATTTGATGAAATGGGATCTTGCTTAA
- a CDS encoding glucose 1-dehydrogenase, producing the protein MARMEGKVAIITGAAQGMGAAHARRLVEEGAKVVLTDLNVEKGQATAAELGENALFVKQNVTSAEDWAKVVEEAEKAFGKVDVLVNNAGITMAKSILDMTEEDYRRIVDINQLSVFLGMKAVIPAMQKAGGGSIVNISSMNGIVAGAIGYTDTKFAVRGMTKAAAIECANYGIRVNSIHPGVIATPMVVQEDTKAAVEAFAKHIPLKRVAQSEEVSNLVLYLASDESSYSTGSEFIIDGGLTAQ; encoded by the coding sequence ATGGCACGTATGGAAGGTAAAGTTGCTATTATTACTGGAGCGGCTCAAGGTATGGGCGCGGCACATGCTCGTAGATTAGTAGAAGAAGGCGCTAAAGTAGTTTTAACAGACCTTAATGTAGAAAAAGGTCAAGCTACAGCTGCTGAACTTGGGGAAAACGCTTTATTTGTAAAACAAAATGTTACTAGTGCTGAAGATTGGGCAAAGGTTGTAGAAGAAGCGGAAAAAGCATTTGGAAAAGTCGATGTCTTAGTCAATAACGCTGGTATTACAATGGCAAAATCTATTTTAGACATGACTGAGGAAGATTATCGCCGTATCGTGGATATTAACCAACTTTCTGTATTCTTAGGAATGAAAGCAGTTATTCCAGCCATGCAAAAAGCTGGCGGTGGATCGATTGTTAATATCTCGTCTATGAACGGAATCGTTGCTGGTGCTATCGGTTATACAGATACTAAATTTGCAGTACGCGGTATGACAAAAGCAGCTGCAATCGAATGTGCAAATTACGGTATTCGTGTAAACTCTATTCACCCAGGTGTCATTGCTACACCAATGGTTGTACAAGAAGATACAAAAGCAGCCGTAGAAGCATTTGCTAAACACATTCCTCTTAAACGTGTGGCTCAATCTGAAGAAGTTTCTAACTTAGTGCTTTACTTGGCATCTGATGAGTCCAGCTACTCAACTGGCAGTGAATTCATCATTGATGGTGGTTTAACAGCACAATAA